The nucleotide window GCAGAAAGCGGAGCGCTGCTCCCCTGCATCCCTCAACCCTGGGCTGGGAGGCGGGGACCCCTTCGGGACCCCCAGATCTCCTCTGGGGTCTCTAGACCGCAGCTCGCTGGCCCTAAGGTGCAGGTACCTTCTTCGCTGCTCGTGAGCGCTCCCATCCTCGCCTGCGAGCCGAGGTTTTCTCCTTCATTGCACCTCCCTGGGGTTGACGGGCAGGTGGGGGCTCTgcagggcgggggcggggggtgtGGAGCGTGGGGTCCCCTCCCTTGCAAGCCGGGCCTGGAGAGGCCTGGAGCCTGCACCGGGCACTCCCGCGCTCTGTGAGGGGGGTGGCTGGCATATGCTCCCAGGGACAGAATTAGGATGGGGTGCGGAGGAGGTGGCAGCGTGGCCGCCCCTCCGCTTGCCGGCTGCGTCGCGAGACCTGCTTCATGGTGACCTTGGGCAGGTGACAGCACCTCTCTGACCCTCTGTCTCCTCTTCGGAATGTAGAGGGTGAAGAGGCCAGACTGTCTCAGATTCCCAACCCTAGTGCCCCATTTTTGCTAGATGGGGACCCCAGTCTTGGGCCAAAGGTTGAGAGAGGCTCAGTTTCCCGCACTTTAAAATGGGTTGAGTCTGGTCATTTCAGTCCTCTGGAGGCTGCGGCCATGAGGTCTacagcttgaggccagcctgggctacatagccagACTCTGCCTCATAGAAAagcataaacaaaaacaaaccatgaTATTGATTGATGGGTACAGTCTGGCCTTGGGAGAGGAGACATAAGGCCAGGCCAGGCTAGTTCCCACCTGACCATAAGACTGACTGCCCACAGTCAAGACCCGCCCTCAATCAAGACTGGACTCTAGTCACCCTGGTCCCACTGGTGTGGCTGCCTGGGTCACACCCTGACCCACATACCATCACCTACCTACGCCAGGACCAGCCGGTTCCTGGGTGGGGTTCCAGGTGGGAGATGAGGTACTTAATTCCTGCCCCTGCAGGACAGTGGGGTGATCCTAGACAGGAAGCCTGACACCCCCAAATTTGTATACTCAGATTGGACTGGCTGAGACTTCTGTGAAATGGGCCGAAACCCTGTGGGAAGATCAGAGGTGACTGTGGGAGTGAGGGCGTGCTGTAAATATTACTTATGATATTAATTATGATATTGTCCTCATTAAATGGGGTCACAGCCAATGAGAAAGTGAGATGTCTTTGAAGGGTTTGGCCAGAGTCATCAACATCTCATGGACTGGGGGTACACAGTGGTGctcaatgtgtgtatgtgtgttgaagGCTGTCACAAGGGTCTCAGTCTCTCCATGGAGTACTGGCTGATGTGGGGGGGTGTCACACAGCAAGTGGCCAAGTGCTGTGGGCACAGCCAGCCTACACCTGTCACCCAGAGCACCAGCTTGACACCCAGGCGCTGTTCACACACCTAGGCCCAAGGTTTTGGAGAATTAGTATCAGGGAGTGGtggggtgctgtgtgtgtgtgtgaccctgagCAAGTGTCTGTCGGTCTCTGGGTCTCATTCTAGTGGTGCAGAGGtcaagaagccctgggttctcTTAGGCCAAAATATTTTTAGGGGCCTCTGgtggtattttaatttttttccaaattacagggataaaaaagcaaaatgaacacACCCCAAGAACATGGGGCTGAGGGATACCTTGTAGCATTTAATATTTACAAATCAAAACtgtgcatggtggctcatgcctgtcaccccagcgcccagcagtggaggcaggagggtcagaaattGGAGGTCATCCCCTGCTACATAATAAATTTGAGGCTACATGAGAGCTTGTCTAAAAACAAACTTTAACCTGCTGGTCCTAAAGTAGTTGTAAAGAATATTTGAGTTCCCCTTTCTAAGGAGCGAGGCTTCGCCCATCTGAAAGCCTTGGTTTCCCCTCATGGGCATGTTGGCCTATTGGCCAAGGCAGAGGCTCTGTGGGTGGCCATGCTTATCCTAGTTAGTGTCTCATGCGGCCCCGGCCTGCTTGCTCAGCTCCGAGACCTGTGTGGCTAAGCCCTGTGGCTGTGGGGACGTCCCAGGGGTGCTGGGCGGGAAGGTGACGGTTGGGTTGGGTGGCAGGCAGGGCGGGCCAGGCTTCCTGCCCTCCCCCAGTCAGTGCTGGCGGAAGTGTCAGGGGCTGCTGTGGCCTCCAAGTGCTGACTCCATCCCAAAGGGCCCCGGCCCTCCATGACCATAGGTGAGTTGTTTGACCCCAGAACCCAGTTTTGTCAGTCCAGAACAGGAAGGCGTCCCCCAGTTGTGGCCTTCTGTGTGGAGCCAGTGCTAGCTGTCACTTCCTGGGCCAGGTGGCAGCATCGGGGCCTATCCTTGGTGCCACCTCCAAGTCGGCCCTGGCCCGGTGTGGGTTGTGGCCCGTCAAGGGCTGCTGGCTGGAGTTCTGGGCAGCCAGGTGGGCATGGCCCTGAGAGCTGGTATCTGGCCTGGGTGGGGCAGGGGACAGCATGGAGTATGACCCTTTAGCACAGCCTGTAtgtggtggctgtggctgtaTAACATGAGCTCTGGTGACATTGATGGCTTCCGGGACACCAACACCCATTGCCCAAAAGCCTCTTGATCCTGGTAGAAGTTTATCTGGCCTGATGCAGATGGCTTTTGTGGTCATGGCCCCCAAGGATGCGTGCGTGAGGGCCTGACCCACAGGGGAGATGGATGAAGTTGCCACAGGGGTGTGGTCAGGTCTCTGTCCTTCAGCACACTTTAGGGCTCAGATAAGCTACCTGGCCCCAGCCATGCACCAGCATacagggttgggggagggaggtgggTAGTGCTCCTGCCTGTCACCCCAGtccttgggagactgaggcagggggatggcccTGAGTTAGAAGTCAACCTGGGATAGAGTAATACCCTgccttaaaaatcaaacaaacaaaaaacctcacaaCATGGGCATTTGGGGCTTTCCTCCCTGGAGGTCAGCCGTCTCACCACGAGGGAAGCACTGCCCAGCTCCAGGCTGGAGGGTGCACATTTGAGACCCCTCAGCTGCCAGACCCTTCCGCGGGACCTGGCATGCCCAGCGTCCTCCTTTTATCTGCGACATGCTGCCTTTCCATGTCTGGCCGGGGGAACCTgtgcccagcccctccccccatcgGCTCCCACTAGGCGCTGTGACTTGCAGCTCAAGTCCCTGagggcctgaggcaggaggatgcagaGTCCAGGCCAGGTTTGGCTGCAGAGCAAAAACAAGGAGCAGCTAGTTTGGTGGGTAAACTGAGGGCTGAGGGCTAAGTGGGTCTCCCAGTGAGGCCCGGATGGTCCGGCCCTGTGGTCAGCTGTCCCATCCCGTCTCACTGGGCCTCCTGGGCTCCAACTGTCACTGTGCAGCCCAGCAGCTCATGAAGTATGGATGAGGACACAGGCTCCTGTGACAGCCCTGGTGCCACCCCTCTGTGCCACCAGCCCCGCCCCTATGCAAAGGTTTAGTCTCTGGCTAAACCTCTTCTAGGTTTTCTGTCTcttacagatggagaaactgaggcacagagctgaATGACTTAGAGCAAGGTGAACAGTAGCTTCCGAGGGGTGGTTGGTATTCATGGGGcccctggtggtggtgggggactGGCCATGGCATCTCAGGGGACCTGCCTGGGATTCTGACCTCTCAGGCTCATCATTCCCAGACTTTCCCCACAGAAACTACTCTGCAGTTCAAGACACAAAATTCACTGTCCCTTCCTGCCATTTGACCTTGGCAGGTAGCTTCCCCTCTTGCAAAGTGACTCCGTTCCCCTATATCTGAAATGGCCTAGAAGCATTCTGTCTAGAACTCAGTTCATCCAATTACCACTCTGACCTTTCCTCACAAACTCATATCCATGCTTAAACACCCCAGTTGCCATGGCCCTCTGCATCTCAGCTCCTGACCCCTAGCCCATGCCAAGGCCTATAAGACTGGGGCATATGTGCCCTGTTGCCTAGGGCTACGGGATTAAGGCTGAGGCATCTCAGGGGACCTGACTTGTTCCTGGCCTTGGGCCTTCATTTCCTTAGTCCTTCCTGCATCTCGACCCAAGGGAAGGTGGTTGGAATTTCCCTGTTCAAGCCCTTGTTGGTTCTGACTCAGGTCCTCAAACCTATCTCTCTCTTTAGACTGACAGAGGACAGAGGCCACCAGGGGTCTCCACAGAAGCCAACAGGATGTCATATTTTGGGGAACATTTTTGGGTAAGACctgtattttctgtttccttttcattttgttcttcatGGCTCTTATTTTGGTGAAGGCTCATAAAGAGCTATAGAGATTTTTATGGTCAAGGGGGGACTGGGCAGAAAGGAGGTATAATTTCAATCGTGGAGACATGGGTTGTTTTGATGGGGCAAGCACTGAGGATCTACCCTGGAGCTGCATGTGTGTTCTGAGGGCCACACAGTAGAGAGCTGGGTGTGGGGTACAGACCTGGAATCCCAGacccagggaggctgaggcaggagaatggcagTCCCAAGCAAGCTTGGCCTATAACATGTCTCCACAAATAACATGTCAGAATAACATGGCCTCGCACTGGGCCAGCCTGAACAGATCTGGgtcaggccagccagggaaattctctggtggtggtggtggttcttgttttcttttgttttgtttttccatcttagggagtttgttttagtttggtttggggGTGACCTACTCCTGACCTCTGCACCATTGGACATTTAGGTCTGCTGCAAACCAGGTCTGGGGATAAGAGACTCTCATAAGCCACAGCTGAGCCCTGAGAGAGAAGCTTCCATTCTTGGGGACACAGAGCCAAGCAGACCCTGAGGCTCAGCCCCCCTCAGGGCTCCTCAAGCCCAGTTTGCTGAGGCCCTGAAGGCTGCTTTTCCAGGCTGTGCAAAAGCGATCACAGTGGCAGCAAGCATCCTGAGTCCATCTCAGAGCTGGGACGCTGGGTGGCAGTCAAGGACCAAGGTCTCCTCCTCCCTCGGTTGGTTGGGCTAGGGAACTGGAACCACTGAGGACGCAGGAGCAGCCTAGTGCTCCTCCTGGGGGATGGACGCCTAGAATCAGGAAGACACCAGGCTGAAAGGCCCCTTCCTCTCTAGTTGGCCCACAGCTTGCAAAGTGGTAGCTGGTTGCTAAGCAACTGGTTGCTCCTAGCAACAAGCCCCACTCCTTTCCCAGCTGGGCTCCTCTTATTTGCCTCTGCTTTCTTAAAGGGCCCCACCATCCCTTGCCACCTGCAGGCCTCAGTCTTCTCCCTAAGGTCACTGAATGTCTATGGAACCCCCGGAGGTGTCCTCTGGGCTTTTGAACCCCTGTCCTGCAACAGCAGCCCAAATGACTCCACATTTCAGAGCGGTGGTGGCAGCTCCTATGTAGATTGTCAGTGTTTTATATTCCATAGAGGTGTGAAAATGGGGGAAGGAGAAGTCAATGAGTGAAGAGAAAATAGAAGCCACCCAACTTTCCTCCCATGCACACCCCAAGATAGCATGGCTGAGAGGTGTTCAGACCCTTTTGTTCAGGATCCCACTGGCTCAGAGGTTCTCCCCAGAAAGGGGCTGGCCaaccagcctcagtttcccaaggtagaataggaaatgaaagaaagttgTATATTCTGGATCGTGGGTCTGTGGCTGATATATTgggctccttttctgtttttgcccttctgaaaacAGAGCCCAGGGCCTCTCAGGTAATAGGCAAGGGCTCCACCCAAGTcacgccccagcccctcactggggaattgtAGGCAGGGGCTCCAACCCCTCACCAGGAGCCCAATGCTGACCAGTATTAGGGTGCTCCTGTTCCTTTGAGATAAGTCAAGGTCAGAAGCCTGGGGAGCTGTGGCAGATGTGTGTGCAGTAGAGGGTGTCAAACTGTGTTAGCATGTCCTTTGGCTGTCACCCAGGGGCTCTGATCAGTGACATAGGCCCTGGACGTCCCTCCCCAGACCCTCGCTGCTGCCCACTTAGACTGAGGCAGACAGTGCTGAGGGCTTGCCAGGTCTGGGAAATGGGCCAGTGTTGGCCTGAGATCATGGCCTAGGCGGCAGTGCCTGGCACAGCCTCACCCGAGGGTtccccagcagcagcaggcgGCTCAGTGGGGGCTGTGTGGGGAGCACTCATTGTTACCCAGAAGGCCCTTGTTACCAGACATACCTCATCCAGAAAGCCATTGTGTGGCATACCATTGCTGCCATTTTTTCACATAAGAGAACCAGGGCTCagagaagggcagccagtgcccCAAGTGGCCCAGAGCACAGAGTTGGAAGAGAGGAAATACCGGGTGGAGGGACAGACCGTGACCTCCATGGGAGGTTGGTGCTCTGAGTCGCTGTGGAACTGTGGAATGGTCTGGAGGGTAGCTGGCCGGGCCAGGAGGAAGCTAAGCCATGAGGTGAGGAGCAGGGATACACTAAGGACTTTGAGGGTATCAGCAGCTGTCTGGCAGCAGAGAACCACTGATAACGATGGGTGAGGCATGGCACACTGAGCCTGGGACACTTGGGTATAAGGCTGACCTGGGTGTGTCCCACTCTTGGCTTTGGTAGTAAAGTTCTTGTCATTGCAAGCATCAGGATTTGAGTCCAAGACCCTAGCAGCCATGTAAAATGCTGGCGTGGAGGACATATCCATAACACCCCAGCACCAAGGAGGAGAAGGTCTCTGGGCGTTAGTCATGAGTCTCGGGTTCAGTAAAAGACTCTGACTCAGAAAACGAGGAGGATAGAGGAGAAAGACGGAAGTCAACCTCTGGCCACATAGAGAGACCCAGGAGGCGATGGCCTCAGGACTGCAGCGAGACTCCCAGGCTTCTCTCTGCGGAAGCCAGTCTCTCTGGCTAGTGGGAAAATGCAGCTGATCTGGTTAGGCCTCACCCATCTCTGCAGCCATTTGGCTTCTTGGTCACCAAGGCCTGTCTCTGTTGCTAGGTAACCTGGATGCCCTTCTCTGCCTTCTACTCTCTCATCCCTTACAGGGGGACAAAAACCATGGATTTGAGGTCCTCTACCATTGTGTGAAGCAGGGCCCTGTGGCCACCAAGGAGCTGGCTGACTTCATTAGGGAAAGGTGAGGGCCAGGGCACGCCCACCCAGAGACTCACCCGGGACCGCCCCTCACCCTGGGACACACACACTGGTGGACATGCCCCCACATGGACACTCCCAACCAGGGATGTGTCCACCAGAGCTCCCCCTCAAAGCATCTTCCCTGGGACTCCTGGAAGGATCGAGGGGTGGAGCTCCTGGGGTTGCAGGAATCAGATGCAAGTCCTCCAATCCCACGGGtccgttttgtttgtttttattttattttctgctttgaaCTTATCTGTGTGGAGGGGCAGTGCTCATGCCATGATGTACACATGAAGGGCAGCACAGGAGTTGgtccccttccaccatgtggactCTGGGTATTGAACTAGGGTCTCGGGCTGCAAGTGTCTTTTCCCACCGGGCTGTCTCACTGGCCTACACGCATCTCTTAAACCATGACCCAGGGTCTGATGCTTCTACTGAAAATAAGACGGCACACTCGCACACGGGAGCGACGATCCCGGGCGCTGGCGTCAGACTGAAAACGTGTGCtgtaggcatgatggtgcactcccataactccagcactggggagacttGAGACCGGAGAATTACCATGGGTTTGAGATCCACTAAGGTCACATAGCcagaccctgtgtcaaacaactaaataaataaaaatattacttagATTAACCACAGGAAAACAATTATCCAATCagtttccaaaactttttttgAGAGGTGTAGAGATGggaaaacgggggggggggggcttttccCAGGGTATCATAATCTGCCTATCTTTACCCCTTCTCGGACCCAGGGCCAGCATTGAAGAGACATACTCGAAGGCCATGGCCAAACTGTCCAAGCTGGCCAGCAACGGGACGCCCATGGGGTGAGTGCAGGTGCACgcggtgtgtgtgttggggggtgacCAGGTGGACACGACTGCCGAGTTCCCTATCAGCAATGACAGCTGTGCTGCATGACGGCCTTGGTGTGCCAGCCGTGCTGGGCTCTGCCTGTCCTCAGGACCTTCGCCCCGCTCTGGGAGGTCTTCCGTGTGTCCTCGGACAAGCTGGCCCTGTGCCACCTGGAGCTGACTCGGAAGCTGCACGACCTCCTCAAGGATGTGCTCCGCTATGGCGAGGAGCAGCTCAAGGCCCACAAGAAGGTAGTGGGCTGCTTCAGCAGGCATGCAGGGGCACGGGGGCTCCCGGGACATGCCTGCAGCTCAGAGTGTGGACATGAGCCCGGAAGAGCATGAGAGGcccacggggtgggggtgggggatctcCTGAGCCACTCCCCTTCCCTGCTTCCCCCGCCCCCTCGCAGTGCAAGGAGGAGGTTCTGGGCACTGTGGATGCAGTGCAGGTGTTGGCAGGCGTGGGTCAGCTCCTGCCAAAGTCTCGCGAGAATTACTTGAGCCGCTGCATGGACCTGGAGCGGCTGCGCAGGGAGAACACCAGCCAAAAGGAGATGGACAAGGTTTGTTGGCATCGTGACCAGAAAGAACCAGCATGCCACACAGCGCTGGGCACGAAGCTGTGTGGGCACCCCCACCCCGGCTTTCAGATGGCTTGTTAGGCGGTAAAGCCTCCTGACTATCCCCTGTCCATGGTTCCCAGGCGGAAACGAAAAGCAAGAAGGCTGCTGACAGCCTTAGGCGCTCCGTGGATAAGTACAACTCAGCCCGCGCAGACTTCGAGATCAAGATGCTTGACTCTGCGCTGGTGAGAACCCGGCCCTGTGGATCTCACGGCCCAGTGGCTCTGgcatgccgtgtgtgtgtgtgtgtgtgtgtgtgtgtgtgtgtgtgatttaaggtcagcctgggcattCTGAGAAAAAAGCAGAAATTGTCATTTGAACCGGTTTGTATGTGGGTTTGCTGAGTGGAGCCACCACTGGCCAGTGGGCGTGGCCGTGTCAGCCTGGACCCAGGCATTCCAGTGGTGTGCTTAGGAGTCGTCTCTGCTGCTGCTCGCGGGTTTCTAGGAACTCCTAGCTGACAGGAGATCTGTGATTGCAAAGGGTATATCTCTAATCCAGCAAGGCCACTTTTCTCTTCTTaaagatttagttatttattacatatagtgctctgcctacatgtacacctgcaggccagaagagggcaccattatagatggctgctgggaattgaactcaggacctctggaagagcagccagtgctcttaacctctgagccatctctccagtcccaaggcCCCTCTTCTTGAGATggtctcacaatgtagaccaggctagtctctcAGAGATGCCTCTGTCTGGGGTCAAAGGCCAGCACACAGCGGGTGGGGGAGTAGCGGTATCCTTTTAACTCGCACCAAAAATCCTAAATCAGAATCTCATTGGTGCCTCCCTAAGCCAggcagagtggacaggagctggGCTGAGCTGATTGGTCAGCCTGGGTCTCATGCCCTTCCCCCCTCAGCGCTTTCAGGCCATGGAGGAGGCACACCTGCAGCACATGAAGGCCTTGCTGGGCTCCTATGCACACTCTGTGGAGGACACCCACGTGCAGATTGGGCAGGTGAGAACGCGCCACTCCCCTTGCCCCGCCCACGAAGGCCCCGCCCACCAAGGCCCTGCCCTATTTCTCATGCCTCCACTCACCCAGGTGCACGAGGAATTTAAGCAGAACGTGGAAAATGTGACTGTGGACATGCTGCTCAGGAAGTTTGCAGAGAGCAAGGGCACCGGGCGGGAGAAACCGGGTGAGTGGCAGCCGGGTCTCCCAgaccctctctttcttctttcaaaaaAATGGCGGCAGTTCCGCATCCCCCAGAAGGCATCTGATGACTGATCTCACCTATTCTCCCTCCAAAGAGGTTATGAAAGGTCAGCTCAGAGGCTGGCTGTTTCTCCAAAGCCGAAGGGAGCCATTGTGGTTGCTGAGCACAAGCTGTCTGTTGAGTGCCGGAGTTTCATAGTCAGGCTTGGCTTCCGTCCTTTTTTCATGCCTTGCTGTGTGACCTTAGTCATATTTCTTAACTTCTCTGAGCCTGCCTCTTCAATCCCCTAAATATCACTAGCCCCCACATTCTGACACACTGTATCCCCAGGTCCAGGTGACCAGGAGAGCCCTGCTTCCCTTGCCGTCTTCATGTTGTCTGCCACACCTAGGTCCCCCTCTCACACCCTCCATCCTGGCAGGCCTGGTTCTGCCCTCAGACTCCCCCATCGTCTTTTGCCCCAGGGCCTCTGGACTTCGAAGCATACAGCTCAGCGGCCCTGCAGGAAGGCAAGTACGTCTGGGCCTGGATGCCCAGGCTAGACCTGGTAGTGTGGGAGGGGGATCTAAATAGAGATGGAGAGAACCTTCCAGAGCTCAGCTGCCCACCTCTGTCAATAGCAATGAAACGTCTCCGAGGAGCCAAGGCCTTCCGCCTTCCAGGACTGAGCCGGAGGGAGCCCCGTGCATCTGTGTGAGGAAGTACTCTGTCCtggcccaggctagcccagaATCATGCCCCTGCTAGCATAGAAGTCCCCTACATGACACTCTCCCAATCTCAGGCTATCCCAGGATTGCCTTCGGCTGGGCTAGCCCAGAAAAACCACCTAAGCTAGTCCAATAGTGCTACTCCCCAAGTTTGGAACTCCTCCTTTTACCCAGGCAGGGCCAGAAGCTGCTTGGCGCAtcgtagcctaggctggccatgATCCCTTCCTTTACCAAGGCTAGTTCTTCAAGTGCTCTACTCTTTGAGGGTATCTCTGACTCAGCTCCCTCATGATACACCCCCAACAGTCTCAGTGAAGCCCCAGAGCCCCAACCTATGGCCCACCTTGGGGCAATATGGTGGGCTCCCCCTTTGGGGGCTCTGACTACTCATCCCTGTTCCTTTGTCCCCAGTGACTTCCTGGAGTCTGATTTGGGGGTGAGTACCATGGGGGATGGTCAGCAGCTGGGGTGGGGGTTGATCTTCAAGTCCTGAAAAGAGGGGCTCAGGGTGGGGCTCCGAATCATGTCTCACCTCTGTGGTCCCCATGTGAGGGACTAAGAGCTctgctgtgcctcagtttcccccttgGACTTGTCTACATCCTGTACTGTATTCTTGGTCCTGACCCCTCCCCCCAGGTTCCTCCCGAGGTGGATGACGAAGGCTTCAGTGTGCGCCCCGATGTGTCTCAGAACAATATCCTTTAGGTGACTGTGTCCCCGAGAGGGCAGGGGTGGCTCCTGTGCTACATGATGGGAAAGATGAGCAGGGCTGAGAGGTTGTGTGCCCgcgggagcagaggcaggcgggtctgtGTGTGAGCCCAGCCTgggagtcccaggccagccagggctgtgaagagagatcctctctcaaaacacagacagacagacgcaaCAAGTGGACTTTTATGGTGGCTATCCTGGGGGCTGCCTGGAAGAAGGGTGCCAGTGTTGGGGTCTAGTGGCTGAATGGGAGTTCCTGGGATAGCGTCCTGAGCAGGAGACAGAACTACTGCACAGGAGGAGTGTGGTCACATTCACGGTTGGCTCCTTGACAGTGGCGCATGTGCGGCCGCGCCCCCGAGGTTCTCCTCTAGTGACTCAGATTTCGACGATGAGGAGCCCAGAAAGTTCTACGTGCATATCAAGCCCGCCCCCATGCGTGCTGTGGCCTGCAGCTCCGAGGCTGCAGCCGCCCAGCTCAGGGCCACAGCTGGCAGCCTCATCCTCCCTCCAGGCCCAGGGGTGAGCCGGGGACCACAGGGGTTCCGgggccagctgctgctgctgagcctgaCCTTGCTTGATGTTTTGCTTTTTCGCAGGGCACCATGAAACGTCACTCCTCACGTGAGTAGCTGGCTGCGGGTGTAGGAGGCCTGGGAGGGGACTTGCGAATGATGGCTTGGACAGCTGAGAATGAGAGCCGGCTGCAGACAGGCTGCTGAGCTGCTCTGACCCTCAGAGCTCGAAGGGCAGCAGAGCCAGGCCTAGAGCCAGAGCGGGACTTCTGCACTAGCAGGAGCAGGATTTTGGGCTAGCCTGGGCCAGGGTGGGTCACTTCCTCACACAGATGCTCGGGCTCCCGCCGGCTCAATCCCTTTGCCCACTGTGTTGGTCACCTTGGGCCTCTGGGACAGAAACTCAAGGCTCTGTCTGCTCTAGGGGATGCTTCTGGGAAGCCGCAGAGACCTCGGTCGGCCCCACGCACGGGCAGGTGGGTCTCGCGGGGACATGTCCCTACCTTCAGCTTCCACACACCCTGCCTAAGGTCCCACTCTTGGACCTGTGCTGTGTCTGGGAGGGAGGCCTGTAGACGAGGCTCAAAATTTCAGAAAGCATGGTCTTCCAAGGGAAAGGGACGCAGGGGCGGGGGCCAGAGAGGCCACAGAGTTGTGCCGGTGGCTCCGACCTCCCCTGTCGCTGTCCCCAGCTCTGTGGAGAAGCCATCGGCCTCCGAGGAGCCGCTGTCCAAGAGCCTCTTTGGGCCGCCACTGGAGTCTGCCTTCGACCACGAGGACTTCACGGGTAGAGGGGGTGTGCACTGCCGAAGGCCGGGGCGGTGTGTGGGGAGCAGCAGGGCTCCAACCCAGGCTGGAGCCCCAGAAGAGGGTCCGCTGGTGCGGACCGCAGCGACCATGCCCCTGACCGCCCCCTCCCTCCT belongs to Meriones unguiculatus strain TT.TT164.6M chromosome 4, Bangor_MerUng_6.1, whole genome shotgun sequence and includes:
- the Fcho1 gene encoding F-BAR domain only protein 1 isoform X6, which gives rise to MGGWCSESLWNCGMVWRVAGRARRKLSHEGDKNHGFEVLYHCVKQGPVATKELADFIRERASIEETYSKAMAKLSKLASNGTPMGTFAPLWEVFRVSSDKLALCHLELTRKLHDLLKDVLRYGEEQLKAHKKCKEEVLGTVDAVQVLAGVGQLLPKSRENYLSRCMDLERLRRENTSQKEMDKAETKSKKAADSLRRSVDKYNSARADFEIKMLDSALRFQAMEEAHLQHMKALLGSYAHSVEDTHVQIGQVHEEFKQNVENVTVDMLLRKFAESKGTGREKPGPLDFEAYSSAALQEAMKRLRGAKAFRLPGLSRREPRASVDFLESDLGVPPEVDDEGFSVRPDVSQNSAAAPPRFSSSDSDFDDEEPRKFYVHIKPAPMRAVACSSEAAAAQLRATAGSLILPPGPGGTMKRHSSRDASGKPQRPRSAPRTGSSVEKPSASEEPLSKSLFGPPLESAFDHEDFTGSSSLGFTSSPSPFSSSSPENVEDSGLDSPSHAAPGPSPESWVPRPGTPQSPPTCRAQHSEARGPMPRAPSPGPWGPEAGADSTSTADSTREGLAAPPRRPRSRKVSCPLTRSNGDLCRSLSPSPLGSSAPGITPDRPSFSTQMGHGISRGPSPVVLGSQDTLPVATAFTEYVHAYFRGHSPSCLARVTGELTMTFPAGIVRVFSGTPPPPVLSFRLVHTAPVEHFQPNADLIFSDPSQSDPETKDFWLNMAALTEALQHQAEQNPTASYYNLMLLRYQFSRPGPESVPLQMSAHWQCGPTLTRVSVEYSYRAGATAVSTPLTNVQILLPVGEPVTSVRLQPAATWNTEEKRFTWKLPDVCEAGGSGHLSASWQPQSGPSTPSPVAAQFTSEGATLSGLDLELLGGGYRMSLVKRRFATAGMYLASC
- the Fcho1 gene encoding F-BAR domain only protein 1 isoform X2; the encoded protein is MGGWCSESLWNCGMVWRVAGRARRKLSHEGDKNHGFEVLYHCVKQGPVATKELADFIRERASIEETYSKAMAKLSKLASNGTPMGTFAPLWEVFRVSSDKLALCHLELTRKLHDLLKDVLRYGEEQLKAHKKCKEEVLGTVDAVQVLAGVGQLLPKSRENYLSRCMDLERLRRENTSQKEMDKAETKSKKAADSLRRSVDKYNSARADFEIKMLDSALRFQAMEEAHLQHMKALLGSYAHSVEDTHVQIGQVHEEFKQNVENVTVDMLLRKFAESKGTGREKPGPLDFEAYSSAALQEAMKRLRGAKAFRLPGLSRREPRASVDFLESDLGVPPEVDDEGFSVRPDVSQNSAAAPPRFSSSDSDFDDEEPRKFYVHIKPAPMRAVACSSEAAAAQLRATAGSLILPPGPGGTMKRHSSRDASGKPQRPRSAPRTGSSVEKPSASEEPLSKSLFGPPLESAFDHEDFTGRGGSSSLGFTSSPSPFSSSSPENVEDSGLDSPSHAAPGPSPESWVPRPGTPQSPPTCRAQHSEARGPMPRAPSPGPWGPEAGADSTSTADSTREGLAAPPRRPRSRKVSCPLTRSNGDLVGDMLVRQCEEAAASASSSGSSQSQFSCALQCRSLSPSPLGSSAPGITPDRPSFSTQMGHGISRGPSPVVLGSQDTLPVATAFTEYVHAYFRGHSPSCLARVTGELTMTFPAGIVRVFSGTPPPPVLSFRLVHTAPVEHFQPNADLIFSDPSQSDPETKDFWLNMAALTEALQHQAEQNPTASYYNLMLLRYQFSRPGPESVPLQMSAHWQCGPTLTRVSVEYSYRAGATAVSTPLTNVQILLPVGEPVTSVRLQPAATWNTEEKRFTWKLPDVCEAGGSGHLSASWQPQSGPSTPSPVAAQFTSEGATLSGLDLELLGGGYRMSLVKRRFATGMYLASC
- the Fcho1 gene encoding F-BAR domain only protein 1 isoform X5, which encodes MGGWCSESLWNCGMVWRVAGRARRKLSHEGDKNHGFEVLYHCVKQGPVATKELADFIRERASIEETYSKAMAKLSKLASNGTPMGTFAPLWEVFRVSSDKLALCHLELTRKLHDLLKDVLRYGEEQLKAHKKCKEEVLGTVDAVQVLAGVGQLLPKSRENYLSRCMDLERLRRENTSQKEMDKAETKSKKAADSLRRSVDKYNSARADFEIKMLDSALRFQAMEEAHLQHMKALLGSYAHSVEDTHVQIGQVHEEFKQNVENVTVDMLLRKFAESKGTGREKPGPLDFEAYSSAALQEAMKRLRGAKAFRLPGLSRREPRASVDFLESDLGVPPEVDDEGFSVRPDVSQNSAAAPPRFSSSDSDFDDEEPRKFYVHIKPAPMRAVACSSEAAAAQLRATAGSLILPPGPGGTMKRHSSRDASGKPQRPRSAPRTGSSVEKPSASEEPLSKSLFGPPLESAFDHEDFTGRGGSSSLGFTSSPSPFSSSSPENVEDSGLDSPSHAAPGPSPESWVPRPGTPQSPPTCRAQHSEARGPMPRAPSPGPWGPEAGADSTSTADSTREGLAAPPRRPRSRKVSCPLTRSNGDLCRSLSPSPLGSSAPGITPDRPSFSTQMGHGISRGPSPVVLGSQDTLPVATAFTEYVHAYFRGHSPSCLARVTGELTMTFPAGIVRVFSGTPPPPVLSFRLVHTAPVEHFQPNADLIFSDPSQSDPETKDFWLNMAALTEALQHQAEQNPTASYYNLMLLRYQFSRPGPESVPLQMSAHWQCGPTLTRVSVEYSYRAGATAVSTPLTNVQILLPVGEPVTSVRLQPAATWNTEEKRFTWKLPDVCEAGGSGHLSASWQPQSGPSTPSPVAAQFTSEGATLSGLDLELLGGGYRMSLVKRRFATAGMYLASC